From the genome of Azospirillum brasilense, one region includes:
- a CDS encoding phosphatidylserine decarboxylase — MSALNTVVVPIHRAGWPFIAAFAVVSLILGLAVAKPLGWLGLVLTLWCVYFFRDPDRVTPTRPGLLVSPADGRVTMIVPAVPPPELGMGDKPLTRVSIFLNVFNVHVNRVPADGTVVAAEYHKGTFVNAALDKASEENERAAFRHRLPDGREIAYVQIAGLVARRILYWVKAGQEVKAGERFGLIRFGSRTDVYLPDGVVPLVCVGQTAIGGETVLADLTATEPQRQGDVRR, encoded by the coding sequence ATGTCCGCCCTCAATACCGTAGTCGTTCCGATCCACCGCGCCGGCTGGCCCTTCATTGCCGCCTTCGCCGTGGTCTCCCTGATTCTCGGGCTTGCCGTGGCGAAGCCGCTGGGCTGGCTGGGTCTCGTGCTCACCCTGTGGTGCGTGTATTTCTTCCGCGATCCCGATCGCGTGACGCCGACGCGCCCCGGCCTGCTGGTCAGCCCCGCCGACGGGCGGGTGACCATGATCGTTCCCGCGGTTCCGCCGCCGGAGCTGGGCATGGGCGACAAGCCGCTGACCCGCGTCAGCATCTTCCTCAACGTCTTCAACGTGCACGTCAACCGCGTGCCGGCGGACGGCACGGTGGTGGCGGCGGAGTATCACAAGGGCACCTTCGTGAACGCCGCGCTGGACAAGGCCAGCGAGGAGAACGAGCGCGCCGCCTTCCGCCACCGTCTTCCCGACGGGCGCGAGATTGCCTATGTGCAGATCGCCGGCCTCGTCGCCCGCCGCATCCTCTACTGGGTGAAGGCCGGCCAGGAGGTCAAGGCGGGCGAGCGGTTCGGCCTGATCCGATTCGGCAGCCGCACCGACGTCTATCTGCCGGACGGCGTGGTTCCGCTGGTCTGCGTCGGGCAGACGGCGATCGGCGGCGAGACTGTGCTGGCCGACCTGACCGCCACCGAACCGCAACGGCAGGGGGATGTCCGCCGATGA
- the pssA gene encoding CDP-diacylglycerol--serine O-phosphatidyltransferase, whose protein sequence is MKRPVFKPAVFRKRRARRPHPRLKGLSINHLLPNVLTVLALCSGLTAIRFAMHERWEQAVVCIVIAAILDALDGRIARLLNGQSKFGAELDSLSDVISFGVAPAFLMYLWALNGAGSLGWIAAMAYAVCAALRLARFNSRLDVDLPPWAFNYFTGVPAPAGAGLAVLPMVIGFEAGPDIAGHPAVVVPWTLAMGGLMVSTLPTFSFKGMRVPTQYVVPGLVGVGLLAASLVSQPWWTLAFLGLAYLASLPFSVAQFRKLQQAAQLMKETEETSTEETVVPASDAPPPSPEMLSEKTRTPSSD, encoded by the coding sequence ATGAAGCGTCCGGTCTTCAAGCCGGCAGTGTTCCGCAAGCGCCGTGCGCGCCGTCCGCATCCGCGGCTGAAGGGGTTGTCGATCAACCATCTTCTGCCCAACGTGCTGACGGTGCTGGCGCTGTGCTCCGGCCTGACGGCCATCCGCTTCGCCATGCACGAGCGGTGGGAGCAGGCGGTCGTCTGCATCGTCATCGCGGCGATCCTCGACGCGTTGGACGGGCGGATCGCCCGCCTGCTGAACGGGCAGAGCAAGTTCGGCGCGGAACTGGACAGCCTGTCCGACGTCATCAGCTTCGGCGTGGCCCCCGCATTCCTGATGTATCTGTGGGCGCTGAACGGCGCCGGCAGCCTGGGCTGGATCGCCGCCATGGCCTACGCGGTCTGTGCGGCGCTGCGGCTGGCCCGCTTCAACTCCCGCCTGGACGTCGACCTGCCGCCCTGGGCCTTCAATTACTTCACCGGGGTTCCCGCCCCGGCCGGCGCCGGTCTGGCTGTTCTTCCCATGGTCATCGGCTTCGAGGCCGGGCCGGACATCGCCGGCCACCCGGCCGTCGTGGTGCCCTGGACGCTGGCGATGGGCGGGCTGATGGTCAGCACGCTGCCGACCTTCTCCTTCAAGGGCATGCGGGTGCCGACCCAGTATGTGGTGCCGGGTCTGGTCGGTGTCGGCCTGCTCGCCGCCTCGCTGGTCAGCCAGCCCTGGTGGACGCTGGCGTTCCTCGGGCTGGCCTATCTGGCGAGCCTGCCCTTCTCGGTGGCGCAGTTCCGTAAGCTGCAGCAGGCCGCCCAGCTGATGAAGGAGACAGAGGAGACGTCGACGGAGGAGACTGTCGTCCCCGCTTCGGACGCCCCGCCCCCGTCGCCTGAAATGTTGTCTGAAAAGACCAGGACGCCGTCGTCCGACTGA
- a CDS encoding GNAT family N-acetyltransferase translates to MNDNGIHIRPAEPDDAPELARLIDMAGGGIYEFLLDGLVPGQTAAEMLVPGLAGTSGSFSHRHSGVAEAAGRIVGVAHAYPVDWIKTQDYTGLPVDRLAHMEDFSRVHDWGSYFLSALAVDPAWRRRGIASQLLAWVYERARRGRFDRVTLHVWADNADARQLYAKEGFAEIGRADIPWHERLPHQGGSVLLRRTV, encoded by the coding sequence ATGAACGACAACGGCATCCACATCCGCCCGGCCGAACCGGACGACGCGCCGGAGCTGGCGCGGCTCATCGACATGGCCGGCGGCGGCATCTACGAGTTCCTGCTCGACGGGCTGGTGCCCGGCCAGACGGCGGCGGAGATGCTGGTGCCGGGGCTGGCGGGCACGTCGGGGTCCTTCTCCCACCGCCATTCGGGCGTGGCGGAGGCGGCAGGGCGGATCGTCGGGGTCGCCCATGCCTATCCCGTGGATTGGATCAAAACCCAGGACTACACCGGACTGCCCGTCGACCGGCTGGCTCATATGGAGGATTTCAGCCGGGTGCACGACTGGGGCAGCTACTTCCTGTCGGCGCTGGCTGTCGATCCGGCGTGGCGCCGCCGCGGCATCGCCTCCCAGCTTCTCGCCTGGGTCTATGAGCGGGCGCGCCGCGGCCGGTTCGACCGGGTGACGCTGCATGTCTGGGCCGACAACGCCGACGCCCGCCAACTCTATGCCAAGGAAGGCTTCGCCGAGATCGGCCGCGCCGACATCCCCTGGCACGAGCGGCTGCCGCACCAGGGGGGAAGCGTGCTGCTCCGGCGCACGGTCTGA
- the prmB gene encoding 50S ribosomal protein L3 N(5)-glutamine methyltransferase, with translation MTNPSLDLTPADAATELRTIRDLIRYGVSRFTEADLDYGHGTTNAHDEAVFMVLEGLSLPIDQLDPYVDARLTLAERRKVADLLHARVETRKPASYLLNKAYIQGIPFYVDERVIVPRSYIGEILFSDLIGGDDFTLVEDPTEVERVLDLCTGSGCLAILAAQIFPEAQVDAVDLSADALEVAKRNVADSGFEDRIALHHGDLFAPLKNRKYDVIITNPPYVDAEAMAALPPEFRHEPEMALASGEDGLDIVRRILKEAPKHLTPEGGLLCEFGTGREILEAEYPDLDFFWVETANSFGEVFWLTRDQLKAGK, from the coding sequence GTGACCAATCCCTCCCTGGACCTCACCCCCGCCGACGCGGCGACCGAGCTGCGCACCATCCGCGACCTGATCCGCTACGGCGTCAGCCGCTTCACCGAGGCCGATCTGGATTACGGCCACGGCACCACCAACGCCCATGACGAGGCGGTGTTCATGGTGCTGGAAGGGCTGAGCCTGCCCATCGACCAGCTCGACCCCTATGTGGACGCCCGGCTGACCCTGGCGGAGCGCCGCAAGGTGGCCGACCTGCTGCACGCCCGCGTGGAGACGCGCAAGCCGGCCTCCTACCTGCTGAACAAGGCCTACATCCAGGGCATCCCCTTCTATGTGGACGAGCGGGTGATCGTCCCGCGCTCCTACATCGGGGAGATCCTGTTCTCCGACCTGATCGGCGGCGACGACTTCACGCTGGTGGAGGACCCGACGGAGGTCGAGCGGGTGCTCGACCTCTGCACCGGCTCCGGCTGCCTCGCCATCCTGGCCGCGCAGATCTTCCCGGAGGCCCAGGTGGACGCGGTGGACCTGTCCGCCGACGCGCTGGAGGTGGCCAAGCGCAACGTCGCCGACAGCGGGTTCGAGGACCGCATCGCCCTGCACCACGGCGACCTGTTCGCACCGCTGAAGAACCGCAAGTACGACGTCATCATCACCAACCCGCCCTATGTGGACGCCGAGGCGATGGCCGCCCTGCCGCCGGAGTTCCGCCACGAGCCGGAAATGGCCCTGGCGTCGGGCGAGGACGGGCTGGACATCGTGCGCCGCATCCTGAAGGAGGCGCCCAAGCACCTGACGCCGGAAGGCGGCCTGCTCTGCGAGTTCGGCACGGGCCGCGAGATCCTGGAGGCCGAGTATCCGGACCTCGACTTCTTCTGGGTCGAGACCGCCAACAGCTTCGGCGAGGTCTTCTGGCTGACCCGCGACCAGCTGAAGGCGGGCAAGTAA
- the arsC gene encoding arsenate reductase (glutaredoxin) (This arsenate reductase requires both glutathione and glutaredoxin to convert arsenate to arsenite, after which the efflux transporter formed by ArsA and ArsB can extrude the arsenite from the cell, providing resistance.), with protein sequence MSDVTIYHNPRCTKSRQTLELLRSRGVEPTVVEYLKTPPGPAELKAILAKLGKGPRDILRAKEAAEAGIAKDLDGDALIAALSANPAAIERPIVVTGDKARVGRPPESVLEIL encoded by the coding sequence ATGAGCGACGTCACCATCTACCACAACCCGCGCTGCACCAAGTCGCGCCAGACGCTGGAGCTTCTGAGGTCCAGGGGCGTCGAGCCCACCGTCGTGGAGTATCTGAAGACCCCGCCCGGCCCGGCCGAGCTGAAGGCCATCTTGGCCAAGCTGGGCAAGGGTCCGCGCGACATCCTGCGCGCCAAAGAGGCGGCGGAGGCCGGGATCGCCAAGGATCTCGACGGCGACGCCCTGATCGCCGCATTGTCCGCCAACCCCGCCGCCATCGAGCGGCCCATCGTCGTCACGGGCGACAAGGCCCGCGTGGGCCGTCCGCCGGAAAGCGTTCTGGAGATCCTGTAA
- the serA gene encoding phosphoglycerate dehydrogenase has protein sequence MTKLSLSKDKINILLLEGVHDNAINELAHGGYATVERLPHALDESELLERIGSVHMLGIRSRTHLTAKVLEAASRLFSVGCFCIGTNQVDLKAARRLGIPVFNAPYSNTRSVAELVIGEIIMLMRGIFSKSNLVHGGGWMKSAKDSYEIRGKTLGIVGYGHIGTQVSIMAESMGMKVRYYDVVNKLALGNAQPCHSLEELLAVSDVVTLHVPDTPQTRDMIGEAQIRAMKKGAHLINAARGKVVVIEALAAALKDKHLLGAAIDVFPKEPGGDKEVFESALRGLDNVILTPHIGGSTMEAQANIGTEVSQKLIEYSDNGSTMGAVNFPQVGLPVVHAGCTRFLHVHENRPGVLRKINEVFSGRNLNIAAQYLQTDPELGYVVVDVDGDVDENEVASDLRAIEGTLKARFLYPGKR, from the coding sequence GTGACGAAGCTCTCGCTCTCCAAGGACAAGATCAACATCCTGCTGCTCGAAGGCGTTCACGACAACGCCATCAACGAGTTGGCGCATGGCGGCTACGCCACCGTGGAGCGTCTGCCGCATGCGCTGGACGAATCGGAGCTGCTGGAGCGCATCGGGTCCGTCCACATGCTGGGCATCCGCTCGCGCACCCATCTGACTGCCAAGGTGCTGGAGGCCGCGAGCCGCCTGTTCAGCGTCGGCTGCTTCTGCATCGGCACGAATCAGGTCGATCTGAAGGCTGCGCGACGACTCGGCATCCCGGTCTTCAACGCGCCTTATTCGAACACCCGGTCGGTGGCGGAGCTGGTGATCGGCGAGATCATCATGCTGATGCGCGGCATCTTCTCGAAGTCGAACCTCGTGCATGGCGGCGGCTGGATGAAGTCGGCCAAGGACAGCTACGAGATCCGCGGCAAGACGCTGGGCATCGTCGGCTACGGCCACATCGGCACCCAGGTGTCGATCATGGCCGAGTCGATGGGCATGAAGGTCCGCTACTACGACGTCGTGAACAAGCTGGCCCTTGGCAACGCGCAGCCCTGCCACTCGCTGGAGGAACTGCTGGCGGTGTCCGACGTGGTGACGCTGCACGTTCCCGACACGCCGCAGACCCGCGACATGATCGGCGAGGCGCAGATCCGCGCCATGAAGAAGGGCGCCCACCTGATCAACGCCGCCCGCGGCAAGGTCGTGGTGATCGAGGCGCTGGCCGCCGCCCTGAAGGACAAGCATCTGCTGGGCGCCGCCATCGACGTCTTCCCCAAGGAGCCGGGCGGCGACAAGGAGGTGTTCGAGAGCGCGCTGCGCGGGCTCGACAACGTCATCCTGACCCCGCACATCGGCGGCTCGACGATGGAGGCGCAGGCCAACATCGGCACCGAGGTGTCGCAGAAGCTGATCGAGTATTCGGACAACGGCTCGACCATGGGGGCGGTGAATTTCCCGCAGGTCGGCCTGCCGGTCGTCCATGCCGGCTGCACCCGCTTCCTGCACGTCCACGAGAACCGTCCGGGCGTGCTGCGCAAGATCAACGAGGTCTTCTCGGGCCGCAACCTGAACATCGCCGCGCAGTATCTCCAGACCGACCCGGAGCTGGGCTACGTCGTGGTGGATGTCGACGGCGACGTGGACGAGAACGAGGTGGCGAGCGACCTGCGCGCCATCGAAGGCACGCTGAAGGCCCGCTTCCTCTACCCGGGCAAGCGCTGA
- a CDS encoding restriction endonuclease, giving the protein MVPGPSLNEHHLIPRTYGGRDTVTMHRICHAKIHAVLSEAELRDHYNTIASLRAHPDIAAFLRWVSRKPPEFIDRHASGRGRRR; this is encoded by the coding sequence ATGGTGCCCGGCCCCAGCCTGAACGAGCACCACCTGATCCCGCGCACCTACGGCGGGCGGGACACAGTGACCATGCACCGCATCTGCCACGCCAAGATCCACGCGGTGCTGAGCGAGGCGGAGCTGCGCGACCATTACAACACCATCGCCAGCCTGCGCGCCCACCCGGACATTGCCGCCTTCCTGCGCTGGGTGTCCCGCAAGCCGCCGGAATTTATCGACCGTCACGCCTCCGGGCGCGGGCGCCGTCGGTGA